The Flavobacterium sp. 123 genome contains a region encoding:
- a CDS encoding 2Fe-2S iron-sulfur cluster-binding protein: MKVTIDGQSIEVEPGTTILQAARMIGGDVVPPAMCYYSKLKGSGGKCRCCLVEVSKGSEADPRPMPKLMASCVTGCMDGMEVNSKSSERVTEARKSVTEFLLINHPLDCPVCDQAGECDLQNLSFEHGKSQSRYIEEKRTFEPENIGPNIQLHMNRCILCQRCVQVADQLTDNRVHGVMDRGDHANISTCISKAIDNEFSGNMIDVCPVGALTDKTFRFKSRVWFSKPYNAHRDCPTCSGKTTVWMFGDEIQRVTGRKDEYHEVEEFICNGCRFDHKDANDWTIEGPRAFEKDSVINQNKYNHKLEKVVIETEKNILLGREEDRKKISMAEIPLNPNDQIC; the protein is encoded by the coding sequence ATGAAAGTAACAATAGACGGTCAGTCAATAGAAGTAGAACCAGGAACAACCATCCTGCAAGCAGCACGTATGATAGGTGGTGATGTAGTTCCGCCAGCAATGTGCTATTATTCTAAGCTAAAAGGTAGCGGTGGTAAATGCCGTTGTTGTTTAGTAGAAGTTTCTAAAGGAAGTGAGGCTGATCCAAGACCAATGCCAAAATTAATGGCTTCTTGTGTGACAGGCTGTATGGACGGAATGGAAGTAAATAGCAAATCTTCTGAAAGAGTAACCGAAGCCAGAAAGTCAGTAACAGAATTTTTATTAATCAATCACCCTTTGGATTGCCCAGTTTGCGATCAAGCGGGAGAATGTGATTTACAAAACTTGAGCTTTGAGCACGGAAAATCTCAAAGCCGCTATATTGAAGAAAAAAGAACATTTGAACCAGAAAATATTGGTCCAAATATTCAACTACATATGAATCGTTGCATATTATGTCAAAGATGTGTTCAAGTAGCAGATCAATTGACAGATAATAGAGTACATGGAGTAATGGATCGTGGAGATCACGCTAACATTTCAACTTGTATTTCTAAAGCAATTGACAATGAATTTTCAGGAAATATGATTGACGTATGTCCTGTAGGTGCTTTGACTGACAAAACATTCCGATTCAAATCAAGAGTTTGGTTCAGCAAACCTTACAATGCTCACAGAGATTGCCCTACATGTTCAGGAAAAACTACGGTTTGGATGTTTGGTGACGAAATACAACGTGTAACTGGTCGTAAAGATGAGTACCATGAAGTAGAAGAATTCATCTGTAACGGATGTCGTTTTGATCATAAAGATGCTAACGATTGGACTATTGAAGGACCAAGAGCTTTTGAAAAAGATTCTGTTATCAATCAAAACAAATATAACCATAAATTAGAAAAAGTGGTTATTGAAACGGAGAAAAACATTCTTTTGGGTAGAGAGGAAGATCGTAAAAAAATTAGTATGGCTGAAATTCCATTGAATCCTAACGACCAAATTTGTTAA
- the nuoK gene encoding NADH-quinone oxidoreductase subunit NuoK, which produces MDNILNQIGIENYIFLSVILFCIGIFGVLYRRNAIIVFMSIEIMLNAVNLLFVAFSTYHQDAQGQVFVFFSMAVAAAEVAVGLAILVSIFRNSGSISIDTLKNLKG; this is translated from the coding sequence ATGGATAATATTTTAAATCAAATTGGTATAGAAAATTATATATTCCTGAGTGTAATACTTTTTTGTATTGGAATCTTTGGAGTATTATACAGACGAAATGCCATTATCGTTTTCATGTCAATTGAGATTATGTTGAATGCGGTGAACTTATTGTTTGTGGCTTTTTCAACTTATCATCAAGATGCGCAAGGACAGGTTTTCGTATTTTTCTCGATGGCTGTTGCCGCTGCCGAAGTTGCTGTTGGACTAGCAATTTTAGTATCAATATTCAGAAATTCAGGTTCAATTAGTATTGACACATTAAAAAACTTAAAAGGATAA
- a CDS encoding NADH-quinone oxidoreductase subunit I: protein MSIETISLSGRKKVVSNKEMTFLERMYLIAIVKGLFITIKHFFKKKATIQYPEQVRAMSPIYRGQHMLKRDEQGRENCTACGLCALSCPAEAITMKAAERRADEKHLYREEKYAEIYEINMLRCIFCGLCEEACPKDAIYLTTSKVLVPSSSNREDFIFGKDKLVMPLEMAIKNAQLKNAN from the coding sequence ATGTCAATAGAAACAATATCCTTATCGGGAAGAAAAAAAGTGGTCTCTAATAAAGAGATGACTTTTTTGGAAAGAATGTATCTTATAGCAATTGTTAAAGGTTTGTTCATTACGATTAAGCACTTTTTCAAGAAGAAAGCGACTATTCAATACCCTGAACAAGTTCGTGCTATGAGCCCAATTTACCGTGGTCAGCACATGTTAAAACGCGACGAGCAAGGACGCGAAAATTGTACTGCTTGTGGATTATGCGCTTTATCTTGTCCAGCTGAGGCTATCACGATGAAAGCTGCTGAACGTAGAGCTGACGAAAAGCACTTGTACAGAGAAGAAAAATACGCTGAGATATATGAAATCAATATGTTGCGTTGTATTTTTTGCGGACTGTGTGAAGAAGCTTGTCCTAAAGATGCTATTTATTTAACGACTTCAAAAGTATTAGTTCCTTCAAGTTCAAATAGAGAAGATTTTATTTTTGGAAAAGATAAATTGGTCATGCCTTTAGAAATGGCAATAAAAAATGCTCAACTTAAAAACGCTAACTAA
- a CDS encoding NADH-quinone oxidoreductase subunit A — protein sequence MQSDQLNYIPILMQLILAVGFVAGTIFVSGKLGPKRTSESKDKNFECGIESVGNARIPFSVKYFLVAILFVLFDVEVIFLYPWAINFKELGMEGMVKMVIFMLLLLVGFFYIIKKKALEWE from the coding sequence ATGCAATCTGATCAATTAAATTATATTCCAATTTTAATGCAGTTAATTCTAGCAGTAGGATTTGTTGCAGGAACAATCTTTGTTTCAGGGAAATTAGGCCCAAAAAGAACCTCAGAAAGTAAAGATAAAAATTTCGAATGTGGGATAGAATCTGTTGGAAACGCACGTATTCCTTTTTCAGTAAAATACTTTCTTGTAGCTATTCTTTTTGTCTTATTTGATGTCGAGGTTATCTTTTTATACCCTTGGGCTATAAATTTCAAAGAATTAGGAATGGAAGGAATGGTGAAAATGGTAATTTTCATGCTTTTACTTTTAGTAGGATTCTTTTACATCATCAAAAAGAAAGCTTTAGAGTGGGAATAA
- a CDS encoding NADH-quinone oxidoreductase subunit D, with product MSELLLPPEHRYAKIIKERHNEDGSELSILNLGPTHPATHGIFQNILLMDGEKILEAEPTIGYIHRAFEKIAENRPFYQITPLTDRMNYCSSPINNMGWWMTLEKLLGVEVPKRAQYLRVIVMELARITDHLICNSILGVDTGAYTGFLYVFQFREKVYEIYEEICGARLTTNMGRIGGFERDWSPEAFRKLDVFLEEFPVAWKEFENLFERNRIFIDRTVNVGAISAEQAMAYGFTGPNLRAAGVDYDVRVAQPYSSYEDFDFIVPVGKSGDTYDRFCVRNAEVWESISIIKQALAKMPEGNEYHAEVPEYYLPPKEDVYHDMESLIYHFKIVMGEIPVPVAEVYHAVEGGNGELGFYLVTDGSRTPYRLHFRRPCFIYYQAYPEMIKGALLSDAIVILSSLNVIAGELDA from the coding sequence ATGTCAGAACTATTATTACCACCAGAGCATCGATATGCTAAAATAATTAAAGAGCGACACAATGAAGATGGAAGCGAGCTTTCTATTCTGAATTTAGGTCCTACGCATCCAGCTACACATGGTATTTTTCAAAATATCTTATTGATGGATGGAGAAAAAATTCTTGAAGCAGAACCAACAATTGGTTATATTCATAGAGCTTTCGAAAAAATTGCTGAGAATCGTCCTTTCTACCAAATTACTCCTCTTACAGACCGAATGAACTATTGCTCCTCTCCTATCAACAATATGGGATGGTGGATGACTTTAGAAAAACTATTAGGTGTTGAAGTTCCAAAAAGAGCTCAATATTTGAGAGTTATCGTAATGGAATTGGCTAGAATAACGGATCACTTGATTTGTAATTCAATCCTTGGAGTTGATACTGGAGCCTATACAGGATTTTTATATGTGTTCCAATTCAGAGAAAAAGTATACGAAATTTACGAAGAGATTTGTGGAGCTCGTTTGACAACAAATATGGGAAGAATTGGCGGTTTCGAAAGAGACTGGTCCCCAGAAGCTTTCCGCAAATTAGATGTGTTTTTGGAAGAATTTCCAGTTGCATGGAAAGAATTTGAAAACCTTTTTGAAAGAAACAGAATTTTCATTGACAGAACCGTTAACGTAGGTGCTATTTCAGCTGAACAAGCTATGGCTTATGGATTCACAGGGCCAAATCTTCGTGCTGCGGGTGTTGATTACGATGTTCGTGTAGCACAACCTTACAGTTCTTATGAAGATTTCGACTTCATTGTTCCTGTTGGAAAATCAGGAGATACATACGATCGTTTCTGTGTTCGTAATGCAGAAGTTTGGGAAAGTATCAGTATAATCAAACAAGCCTTGGCTAAAATGCCGGAAGGAAATGAATATCATGCAGAAGTACCTGAATATTATCTTCCTCCAAAAGAAGATGTATACCACGACATGGAATCATTGATTTATCATTTCAAAATTGTAATGGGTGAAATCCCTGTTCCAGTTGCTGAAGTATATCATGCTGTTGAAGGTGGAAATGGAGAGTTAGGATTTTATTTGGTAACCGATGGAAGTCGTACTCCTTATAGATTGCATTTCCGAAGACCTTGTTTTATTTATTACCAAGCATATCCAGAAATGATTAAAGGAGCTTTACTTTCGGATGCAATTGTTATTTTGTCAAGTTTAAATGTTATTGCCGGAGAATTAGACGCTTAA
- a CDS encoding NADH-quinone oxidoreductase subunit C, which yields MALETIEIQDKLVETFGSAVFQFNQDADIFSFEVDADKITAIILFLKNDPTLRFNFLTDLCGIHYPDNEQERQFAVVYHMHNWYENKRIKIKAFINGEKPEIKTISNIFLSSNWMERETYDFFGINFIGHPQLKRILNMDEMVSFPMRKEFPMEDSGRTDKDDRFFGRTPSNC from the coding sequence ATGGCTTTAGAAACAATCGAAATTCAAGATAAACTAGTTGAAACATTTGGTTCAGCTGTTTTTCAATTCAATCAAGATGCTGATATATTTTCATTTGAAGTAGATGCTGATAAAATTACAGCTATTATTCTTTTCTTGAAAAATGATCCTACACTACGTTTTAACTTTCTAACTGACCTGTGCGGAATTCACTATCCAGATAATGAGCAAGAAAGACAATTTGCAGTAGTTTACCACATGCATAATTGGTATGAAAACAAACGAATCAAAATAAAAGCCTTTATTAATGGTGAAAAACCAGAAATAAAAACGATATCTAATATTTTCTTAAGTTCAAACTGGATGGAAAGAGAAACCTATGATTTCTTCGGAATCAATTTCATAGGACATCCACAGTTAAAACGAATTTTGAATATGGATGAAATGGTTTCTTTTCCAATGCGAAAAGAATTTCCGATGGAAGATAGTGGAAGAACGGATAAAGACGACCGTTTCTTTGGAAGAACACCTTCAAATTGCTAA
- the nuoH gene encoding NADH-quinone oxidoreductase subunit NuoH, with translation MDSTFIIEKSVVIVVVFAVTMIMAMYSTWAERKVAAFLQDRVGPNRAGFGGLLQPLADGLKLFSKEEFEPNTPNRFLFFVGPAIAMSTALMTSAVIPWGDKLHIFGRDVLLQATDLNIGLLYFFGVVSVGVYGIMIGGWASNNKFSLMGAVRAASQMVSYEVAMGLSMIALLMMTGTLSLREISAQQAGMNWNVFYQPLSFLIFLICAFAETNRTPFDLAECESELIGGYHTEYSSMKMGFYLFAEYANMFISSTILSILFFGGYNYPGMSWVVENVGVNIGNIIGIIVLFAKICGFIFFYMWIRWTIPRFRYDQLMHLGWRILIPLSIINIMITGIVILRSDIAAYLGF, from the coding sequence ATGGATAGTACCTTTATTATAGAAAAAAGCGTTGTTATAGTTGTAGTATTTGCCGTTACAATGATTATGGCTATGTATTCAACATGGGCAGAACGTAAAGTAGCTGCTTTTTTGCAAGATCGTGTTGGTCCTAATCGTGCTGGTTTTGGTGGATTATTACAACCGCTTGCAGATGGTTTAAAATTATTTTCGAAAGAAGAGTTTGAGCCAAATACTCCTAATAGATTTTTGTTTTTTGTTGGACCTGCAATAGCGATGAGTACTGCTTTAATGACAAGTGCCGTTATTCCTTGGGGAGACAAATTACATATTTTTGGCAGAGACGTTTTACTTCAAGCTACTGATTTAAATATTGGATTATTATATTTCTTCGGAGTTGTATCTGTTGGTGTTTACGGAATCATGATTGGAGGATGGGCATCTAACAACAAGTTCTCTTTGATGGGAGCTGTTCGTGCGGCATCACAAATGGTCTCTTATGAAGTTGCAATGGGATTATCAATGATTGCTTTGTTGATGATGACAGGAACTTTGAGTTTAAGAGAGATTTCAGCACAACAAGCTGGAATGAACTGGAATGTATTTTATCAGCCGTTATCGTTTTTAATATTTTTAATTTGTGCTTTTGCTGAAACTAACAGAACACCATTTGATTTAGCAGAATGCGAAAGTGAATTAATTGGAGGATATCACACGGAATATTCTTCTATGAAAATGGGATTTTATTTGTTTGCTGAATATGCAAATATGTTCATTTCTTCTACAATTTTATCTATTTTGTTCTTTGGAGGATATAATTATCCTGGAATGAGTTGGGTTGTTGAAAACGTTGGGGTGAATATTGGAAATATCATTGGAATTATTGTTTTATTTGCAAAAATTTGTGGATTCATCTTTTTCTACATGTGGATTAGATGGACGATTCCAAGATTTAGATACGATCAATTGATGCATTTGGGTTGGAGAATATTAATTCCACTTTCTATCATCAATATCATGATTACAGGAATTGTAATTTTAAGAAGCGATATCGCTGCTTATTTAGGATTCTAA
- a CDS encoding cold-shock protein, with protein MRTGTVKFFNESKGYGFITDEETGKDIFVHASGINAEELREGDRVSYEEEEGRKGKVAAKVAVI; from the coding sequence ATGCGTACAGGTACAGTTAAATTTTTCAATGAATCTAAAGGTTACGGATTCATTACAGACGAAGAAACAGGAAAAGACATTTTTGTTCATGCATCAGGAATCAACGCAGAAGAATTGCGTGAAGGTGACAGAGTTAGCTATGAAGAAGAAGAAGGAAGAAAAGGGAAAGTTGCTGCGAAAGTAGCAGTTATCTAA
- a CDS encoding NADH-quinone oxidoreductase subunit J, which produces MSILLILFCVLSAITLSTAFLTVFSRNPIHSAIYLVICFFSIAGHYLLLNAQFLAIVHVIVYSGAIMILFLFTIMLMNLNKENEVHKPRITRLGAIVSFCLVCLVLIAIFINSKPIVGEYIATGEDYQSIKVLGRILLNEYMVPFEFASILLLVAMIGTVLLSKKEKLQK; this is translated from the coding sequence ATGTCAATATTACTTATACTATTTTGCGTATTATCCGCAATAACATTATCAACAGCATTCTTGACCGTTTTTAGTCGAAACCCAATTCATAGTGCTATTTATTTAGTGATTTGTTTCTTTTCAATTGCGGGTCATTATTTATTATTGAACGCACAGTTTCTAGCTATTGTTCACGTAATCGTATATTCAGGAGCAATTATGATTTTGTTCTTATTTACTATCATGTTAATGAACTTGAATAAAGAAAATGAAGTACATAAACCTAGAATTACACGATTAGGCGCTATAGTTTCATTTTGTTTAGTTTGTTTAGTTTTGATTGCTATTTTCATCAATTCTAAACCTATTGTTGGTGAATATATTGCTACTGGAGAGGATTACCAATCCATAAAAGTATTAGGAAGAATCTTGTTGAACGAATATATGGTTCCTTTTGAATTTGCTTCTATCTTGCTTTTGGTTGCAATGATTGGTACTGTTCTATTGTCTAAAAAAGAAAAATTGCAGAAATAA
- a CDS encoding NADH-quinone oxidoreductase subunit B, whose product MSNSNINMVAPPEGVVGEGFFATKLNDVVGLARANSLWPLPFATSCCGIEFMATMASHYDLARFGSERVSFSPRQADMLMVMGTISKKMAPILRQVYEQMSEPRWVIAVGACASSGGIFDTYSVLQGIDKVIPVDVYVPGCPPRPEQIVDGVMKLQEIVKNESVRRRSSPEYQELLASYNIK is encoded by the coding sequence ATGAGTAATTCAAATATAAATATGGTTGCCCCTCCAGAAGGTGTTGTTGGCGAAGGTTTCTTCGCAACAAAACTGAATGATGTAGTAGGTTTGGCTCGTGCTAATTCACTTTGGCCTTTGCCTTTTGCTACTTCATGTTGTGGAATTGAATTTATGGCAACAATGGCGTCACATTATGACTTAGCCAGATTTGGATCTGAGCGTGTTAGTTTTTCTCCACGTCAAGCAGATATGTTGATGGTAATGGGAACTATTTCTAAAAAAATGGCTCCAATTTTACGTCAAGTATATGAGCAAATGTCAGAACCTCGTTGGGTTATTGCTGTTGGTGCTTGTGCATCATCAGGTGGAATTTTTGACACCTACTCCGTTTTGCAAGGAATTGACAAAGTAATCCCTGTGGATGTTTATGTTCCAGGTTGTCCTCCAAGACCAGAACAAATTGTTGATGGAGTTATGAAATTACAAGAAATCGTTAAAAACGAATCGGTTAGAAGAAGAAGCTCTCCGGAATATCAAGAATTATTGGCTTCTTATAATATCAAATAA
- the nuoL gene encoding NADH-quinone oxidoreductase subunit L, whose amino-acid sequence MNTNIALVLVLAPFLGFLINVFFGKNLGKTVSGIIGTLSVVVSFIATVTFFTGISSHPEGIQISLFDWIQISNFKLDFGFLLDQLSILWLLFVTGIGSLIHLYSISYMHDDENMHKFFAYLNLFVFFMITLVVGSNLLVMFIGWEGVGLCSYLLIGFWHKNQEFNDAAKKAFIMNRIGDLGLLIGIFILGHLFSTLDYATLKTTIASTTNLDTYWLSAAAFALFIGACGKSAQIPLYTWLPDAMAGPTPVSALIHAATMVTAGIFMITRLNFLFDLTPDVQNIIAIVGAITALVAATIGLVQNDIKKVLAYSTVSQLGLMFLALGLGAYEVAVFHVITHAFFKACLFLGSGSVIHALHGEQDMRKMGGLKKAMPITFITMLISSLAISGVPVFSGFFSKDEILLVAFEHNIPLWVIASVASIMTAFYMFRLLFLTFFQEFRGTEEQKHHLHESPALITFPLIVLAILATVGGLISLPGHSWLNEYLIPILPKLANEAHHLGATEYLLMGVAVIGGLIGIGVAYAKYIKQNALPNEDAEITGFAKVLYNKYYVDEIYNYLFVKSIKGLSRFFRDEVETTLSSLVFGLGKVTNEISFQGKKIQNGSVGLYLFAFVLGLCAIISYLFLAQ is encoded by the coding sequence ATGAATACCAATATAGCTTTAGTTTTAGTTCTTGCTCCTTTTTTAGGATTTTTAATCAATGTTTTCTTTGGAAAAAACTTAGGAAAAACAGTTTCTGGAATTATCGGAACACTTAGTGTTGTGGTTTCTTTTATTGCAACAGTTACTTTCTTTACCGGAATTTCATCTCATCCAGAAGGAATTCAAATTTCTTTATTTGACTGGATTCAAATTAGTAATTTCAAATTAGATTTTGGTTTCCTATTAGATCAACTTTCTATTTTATGGTTGCTTTTTGTAACAGGAATCGGATCATTGATTCACTTATACTCTATTAGTTACATGCACGATGATGAAAATATGCATAAGTTCTTTGCGTATTTAAATCTGTTTGTATTCTTCATGATTACCTTAGTTGTTGGTAGTAACTTATTAGTAATGTTTATCGGTTGGGAAGGCGTTGGTCTTTGCTCCTACTTACTAATCGGTTTTTGGCATAAAAACCAAGAGTTTAATGATGCTGCTAAAAAAGCATTCATCATGAACCGTATTGGAGATTTAGGATTGTTAATCGGAATATTTATTCTTGGCCATCTGTTTTCAACTTTAGATTATGCTACCTTAAAAACTACAATTGCTAGCACTACAAATCTTGATACCTACTGGTTGTCTGCTGCTGCATTTGCTTTATTTATAGGTGCTTGTGGTAAATCAGCACAAATACCATTATACACTTGGCTTCCTGATGCGATGGCTGGACCTACTCCGGTTTCGGCATTGATTCACGCTGCTACAATGGTTACTGCTGGTATTTTTATGATTACACGTTTGAACTTTTTGTTTGATTTAACACCAGATGTTCAAAATATAATTGCAATAGTTGGAGCTATAACTGCTTTAGTTGCTGCAACTATTGGATTAGTTCAAAACGATATCAAAAAAGTATTGGCTTATTCTACAGTATCTCAATTAGGATTAATGTTTTTAGCCTTGGGATTAGGCGCTTATGAAGTAGCTGTTTTCCACGTAATCACACATGCATTTTTCAAAGCTTGTTTGTTCTTAGGTTCTGGTTCAGTAATCCATGCATTACACGGCGAACAAGATATGCGTAAAATGGGCGGATTGAAAAAAGCAATGCCTATCACATTTATTACAATGTTAATTTCATCATTAGCAATATCTGGAGTTCCTGTATTTTCTGGATTTTTCTCTAAAGATGAAATCTTATTAGTAGCTTTTGAACATAATATTCCTCTTTGGGTTATTGCTTCTGTTGCTTCTATTATGACAGCTTTCTATATGTTCAGACTATTGTTTTTGACATTCTTTCAAGAATTCAGAGGTACAGAAGAGCAAAAACACCATTTACACGAAAGTCCAGCTTTGATTACTTTTCCATTAATTGTTTTGGCTATACTTGCTACCGTTGGAGGTTTGATTAGCTTACCAGGACACAGTTGGTTGAATGAATATTTGATTCCTATTTTACCTAAACTAGCTAACGAAGCACATCATTTAGGGGCGACTGAGTACCTCTTAATGGGTGTTGCGGTAATAGGAGGTTTAATTGGAATTGGAGTTGCTTATGCTAAATACATCAAGCAAAATGCCTTACCAAATGAAGATGCAGAAATTACTGGATTTGCAAAAGTGCTATACAATAAATATTATGTAGATGAAATCTATAACTATTTGTTCGTTAAATCTATAAAAGGTCTTTCTCGTTTCTTCAGAGATGAAGTGGAAACAACCTTATCGTCACTAGTTTTCGGATTAGGAAAAGTAACAAACGAAATCAGTTTTCAAGGTAAAAAAATACAAAACGGAAGTGTTGGATTATACCTTTTTGCATTTGTTTTAGGGCTTTGTGCCATAATTTCCTATTTATTTTTAGCTCAATAA
- the nuoF gene encoding NADH-quinone oxidoreductase subunit NuoF: protein MSQKILLDKINIPGIKTYEVYRANGGYASVEKALKTLTPDEVVEEVKTSGLRGRGGAGFPAGMKWSFIDKKSGKPRHLVCNADESEPGTFKDRYLMEFIPHLLIEGMITSSYALGANRSYIYIRGEYMWVYKILERAIAEAKAAGFLGKNILGSGFDLELHVHCGAGAYICGEETALIESLEGKRGNPRIKPPFPAVSGLWANPTVVNNVETIAAVPWIVNNSGADYAKIGVGRSTGTKLISASGHIKNPGVYEIELGLSVYEFMNSDEYLGGMSSDRPLKAFVPGGSSVPVLPANLIYKTAAGEDRLMTYESLSDGGFATGSMLGSGGFIVYNDTACIVRNTWNFSRFYHHESCGQCTPCREGTGWLEKVLHRIENGHGREEDIELLLSIQSKIEGNTICPLGDAASWPVAAAIRHFREEFEYHIRFPEKIKHRDHFVDEPFEKVKHLLAKQTV from the coding sequence ATGTCACAAAAAATATTATTAGATAAAATAAATATCCCAGGTATCAAAACCTACGAAGTGTATCGCGCTAATGGCGGTTATGCTTCTGTAGAAAAAGCATTAAAAACATTAACTCCAGACGAAGTTGTTGAAGAAGTAAAAACTTCAGGATTACGTGGACGTGGTGGTGCTGGTTTTCCTGCCGGAATGAAATGGAGTTTTATTGATAAAAAATCAGGAAAACCAAGACATTTAGTTTGTAATGCAGACGAATCTGAGCCGGGAACATTCAAAGATCGTTATTTGATGGAATTCATTCCTCATTTATTGATTGAAGGAATGATTACATCTAGTTATGCATTAGGCGCAAACCGCTCGTATATCTACATTCGTGGAGAATACATGTGGGTTTACAAAATATTAGAAAGAGCCATTGCCGAAGCTAAAGCTGCAGGATTTTTAGGTAAAAATATATTAGGTTCAGGTTTCGACTTAGAACTTCATGTTCATTGTGGAGCCGGAGCTTACATTTGTGGTGAAGAAACTGCATTAATTGAATCATTGGAAGGAAAACGTGGAAATCCACGCATCAAACCACCATTCCCTGCGGTTTCTGGTCTTTGGGCTAATCCAACGGTTGTAAATAATGTTGAAACTATAGCTGCTGTGCCATGGATTGTAAACAATTCTGGTGCTGATTATGCTAAAATTGGGGTTGGACGCTCGACTGGAACCAAATTAATCTCTGCTTCAGGGCATATCAAAAACCCTGGTGTTTATGAAATCGAATTGGGATTAAGCGTATACGAATTCATGAATTCTGATGAATATTTAGGAGGAATGAGTTCTGATAGACCTTTGAAAGCATTTGTACCTGGAGGAAGTTCAGTACCTGTTCTACCTGCTAATTTAATCTATAAAACAGCTGCTGGAGAAGATCGATTGATGACGTATGAATCTTTAAGCGACGGAGGTTTTGCAACTGGTTCGATGTTAGGTTCTGGTGGATTCATTGTATATAATGATACTGCCTGTATTGTTAGAAATACTTGGAATTTTTCTCGTTTTTATCACCACGAAAGTTGTGGACAATGTACTCCATGTCGTGAAGGTACAGGTTGGTTAGAAAAAGTATTACACCGAATCGAAAATGGTCACGGTCGTGAAGAAGATATTGAATTGTTATTAAGCATTCAAAGTAAAATTGAAGGAAATACAATTTGTCCTCTAGGAGATGCTGCTTCTTGGCCTGTTGCCGCAGCAATTCGTCACTTTAGAGAGGAGTTTGAATACCACATCCGTTTCCCTGAAAAAATAAAACACAGAGACCATTTTGTGGATGAGCCTTTTGAAAAAGTAAAGCATTTATTAGCAAAACAAACAGTATAG
- the nuoE gene encoding NAD(P)H-dependent oxidoreductase subunit E → MERTYHKQEINMTEALMTRINELISHYPEDKRKSALLPVLHEVQDAHDNWLSIELMNKVAEILLIKPIEVYEVVSFYTMFNQKPVGKYMFEFCQTSPCCLNGAENLMDYTCEKLGVNLGETTEDGNFTVVGVECLGACGYAPMMQLGDFYKEHLNVEKIDQLIDDCKNNKIILHDK, encoded by the coding sequence ATGGAACGTACCTATCACAAACAAGAAATAAATATGACCGAAGCATTGATGACTCGCATCAATGAATTAATCAGTCATTATCCTGAAGATAAAAGAAAATCGGCTTTATTACCTGTTTTACATGAAGTTCAAGATGCTCACGACAACTGGTTAAGCATCGAATTAATGAACAAAGTAGCCGAAATTTTACTTATTAAGCCAATTGAAGTATATGAAGTAGTTTCTTTCTACACTATGTTCAATCAAAAACCTGTTGGGAAATACATGTTTGAGTTCTGTCAAACTTCTCCTTGCTGTTTGAACGGAGCAGAAAACCTGATGGACTATACTTGTGAGAAACTAGGTGTAAATTTAGGCGAAACAACCGAAGATGGAAACTTTACCGTAGTTGGTGTAGAATGTTTAGGCGCTTGTGGTTATGCTCCAATGATGCAATTGGGCGATTTTTACAAAGAACATTTAAACGTAGAGAAAATCGATCAGTTAATCGACGATTGCAAAAACAATAAAATAATATTACACGATAAATAA